A single Mytilus trossulus isolate FHL-02 chromosome 12, PNRI_Mtr1.1.1.hap1, whole genome shotgun sequence DNA region contains:
- the LOC134692088 gene encoding uncharacterized protein LOC134692088: MQKSETEKRYFVRIMIVGKESAGKTCLMRRLLNESISDVTSTDGVDIVFRRCKINIEDGKWTIGQEIDDKKERMDRALSPNGKTKMDDIESTKRTKVSTKLTQSENNVLVNKSVDVNNGYPMDITADDLADNRDDATMQVDQINYSTINHSDNTDSNKIDRKNGMKVNMDKNQSSLLVMPKDLMANVFTKSTAKTPQNLYA; encoded by the exons ATGCAAAAGTCAGAAActgaaaaaagatattttgtaagAATTATGATAGTTGGAAAGGAATCAGCTGGAAAAACGTGCCTCATGAGAAGATTGTTGAATGAAAGCATATCGGATGTTACTAGTACAGATGGTGTTGATATTGTTTTTCGTAGATGCAAAATCAACATAGAAGATGGAAAATGGACAATCGGCCAAG AAATTGATGACAAGAAAGAACGGATGGATAGAGCACTTAGTCCAAATGGGAAAACAAAAATGGATGATATAGAAAGTACTAAAAGAACAAAAGTATCAACTAAATTAACACAATCAGAAAATAATGTACTAGTTAATAAGTCAGTTGACGTTAACAATGGCTATCCGATGGATATAACAGCTGATGACCTAGCTGATAACAGAGACGATGCAACTATGCAGGTAGATCAGATAAACTATAGTACTATAAATCATTCTGATAATACGGATTCTAataaaatagacagaaaaaatggCATGAAGGTAAATATGGATAAAAATCAGTCTTCCTTATTGGTTATGCCTAAGGATTTGATGGCTAATGTATTTACTAAGTCAACTGCAAAAACTCCACAAAACCTATATGCATGA